CTCTAGTTGATATTCTGCTGAAGTCTGTTTTGTGCGTCCTCCAATGCCTTCTTAGGAGTTTTTGTTCCAAGCAGTGTATTTTGAATTTCTTCAGTAACTATAGTTGCTAATTGGCTATCGTTCTCATATTTTTGAGTTTCAGCTTTTTTACCTGTTTCAGTAATCTTTAGCCACTGACTTGACCACTTGTCATTTTTAACTTTATCATCATTTATAGCTGAATTTATTACTGGTACTGAGCCTGTTGCTCCAAAGTATTTTAAGGAAGTATCTTTACTGATTAAGTATTTTATAAAGTCTCCAGCCTTTGCTTTATCCTTGGCACTTTTAAATATTACTAACTGGTGACCCCATAAGGTGGACTGAGGTTTATCCCCTGCCTTTAAAACTGGTCTTGGCATTGGCTGTATTGTAGTATCAAGCTTATCTGCTGCAACACCATTGCTCTTAGCTATACCTCTTGCTAAGATAGCATCGTCATAGAAAGCAACTTTGTTTTGAGCAAATAACTGTCTTGCATCAAATCTTGTTAAATCCATTGCTATATAGCCCTTATCCTTTAAGCCTTTATACCAGGTTAAAGCTTTTTCATTTGCTTCACTATTTATAACAACCTTCCCCTCATCATTTATATATTGACCTCCAAAGGTCCAGAACCAAGCATTTACGTCCTTTGCTATACTTCCTGCTTCTTTAGTTGCTGCTGCATAAGGAATTATGTTTTTATCGTATTCTTTTATCTTTTTAAGAGCTGCTTCAAATTCATCTACAGTTTCAGGAACCTTAGCAACTCCTGCGTTTTTTAATATTGTAGGATTATAAACCATGCCAATAGATGCCTGGGTCCAAGGTACAGCAACCTGTTTTCCACCTATATTTCCAGACTTTAAAGCTGCTTCAGAAACATTTTCCTTCATCCAATCCGCGCCTAATACTTCATTCAAATCTACTAACACGTCCATCTTTGCCAGTGTTGCTACCCAAGCCATATCCACCTGTGCCACATCGAGGTCCTGATTGCTCTGGGTTCTTATTATAAGCTGCTGAAGTGTATTAGCCCATGGCCAACCTACCCAAGAAATCTCAGCCTTATCTGTTGAAGTGTTGTAGGTACTTATAATATCTTTTATTATTCCTTTATTTGCTTCTTCTTCGCCTGTCCAGCCTGCCCAAACTAACTTAGTCTTTTCATCAGGCTTATTGCTTACTTCATTTGTCTTACTGGAGCAACCAACACCAGCAAGCATGCTAAGTACTAAAAGACCTGAAACTAAAATTTTAATCTTTTTCATTTTATCCCTCCATAAATTTTATCTATTTATTAGTCCTAATCTCTTGTCTAAGCTTATTGTAAATGTTTACTCTCACTAATTAAATGGTACTACTTTTCTAACTTGGTACTGCAATTTTAACATAATACAAAAAAATAAACTTTAAAAAATAAAAAGTATACTTTTTTATCCTCAAAGTCATGTTTTATTATCTATAAGTAAACAAAACAATTTATCTGCAGTCCCCTACGGCTAATTCTCTTGCAGGCCAACAAGTTAACTTTTTAACTTGTTATAAATATAAAAAGAAAACAAGTTAACTTTTTCTCTGTAATCGAAAAAGCCCTTGCCGATTAGGCAAGAGCTTTTTATTTACCAATTATTCAATTCAATTGTTATCTTCTTTTAACTGGTATCCAAATCTCGCTTTTAAAAGTTGGTGAAGATACA
The genomic region above belongs to Clostridium swellfunianum and contains:
- a CDS encoding ABC transporter substrate-binding protein, which gives rise to MKKIKILVSGLLVLSMLAGVGCSSKTNEVSNKPDEKTKLVWAGWTGEEEANKGIIKDIISTYNTSTDKAEISWVGWPWANTLQQLIIRTQSNQDLDVAQVDMAWVATLAKMDVLVDLNEVLGADWMKENVSEAALKSGNIGGKQVAVPWTQASIGMVYNPTILKNAGVAKVPETVDEFEAALKKIKEYDKNIIPYAAATKEAGSIAKDVNAWFWTFGGQYINDEGKVVINSEANEKALTWYKGLKDKGYIAMDLTRFDARQLFAQNKVAFYDDAILARGIAKSNGVAADKLDTTIQPMPRPVLKAGDKPQSTLWGHQLVIFKSAKDKAKAGDFIKYLISKDTSLKYFGATGSVPVINSAINDDKVKNDKWSSQWLKITETGKKAETQKYENDSQLATIVTEEIQNTLLGTKTPKKALEDAQNRLQQNIN